In one Leptospira levettii genomic region, the following are encoded:
- a CDS encoding SpoIIE family protein phosphatase, with product MPTKLLTLSLISDITSRINSQEDLNTLLSEIMGITRDVLHTEGSSLLLYDKENDQLVFNTTSGLKEESLAHLTVPRGKGIAGMVLETLQPEIVNDAANDPRIFKAIDQKVGYVTRNLICVPMIAQGEVQGVLEAVNSLDNRDFTQTDIKILRYLSNLAAIAVKNRLLIDNLNLRANELNCLFQISQALANIQSSDEFMDLAVKTISEVLQVDRVCLNFEKIEKRGLPRSKSKGFSDQIQDEDVVGLLFNDKSDWMFKGFKVITANSPQGMQLTHRGLFQHSMILLPILKNKEWLGSLVVSDKTSRTRFDEMDIRILRTLTNQVGEAYTALQVKIQSERLKNIDRDMQVAAMIQKHSLPIIPKQYSLLEFDTYYQASREIGGDFYDMVVHGKEEVSVIIADVSGKGTPAALFMEFSKTVLQQEVSKTTSTSEALFNANEVLQDKSGFLMFVTAMLVRINMTKKELTYSSAGHNLQIIYRKKHHKIQHLSGKGQPMGISKCEFSEHTVSYMPGDLLVLYTDGVTEAMNMKEELFSEERLESVILSHINDPPEVIRQAILQKVSEFVGEAEPHDDLSLFIIRLN from the coding sequence ATGCCTACGAAACTTTTAACATTAAGTCTGATTTCAGATATAACGAGTCGAATCAATTCACAAGAAGATCTAAACACCCTTCTCAGTGAAATTATGGGGATCACTCGTGATGTGTTACATACGGAAGGTTCCTCCCTACTCCTCTACGACAAAGAAAATGACCAACTTGTCTTTAATACAACTAGTGGTTTAAAAGAAGAATCTCTTGCCCACTTAACAGTTCCTAGGGGGAAGGGTATTGCGGGTATGGTGCTCGAAACACTACAACCAGAAATCGTAAACGATGCAGCAAATGACCCGAGGATCTTCAAAGCAATTGACCAAAAAGTTGGCTATGTAACTCGAAATTTAATTTGTGTGCCAATGATAGCTCAAGGTGAAGTACAAGGTGTACTCGAGGCAGTCAACTCACTCGACAATCGTGACTTCACCCAAACCGATATCAAAATCCTACGTTACCTTTCAAACTTAGCAGCCATTGCTGTCAAAAACCGTCTTCTGATTGATAATTTAAATTTAAGAGCCAACGAACTCAATTGCCTTTTCCAAATTTCACAAGCACTTGCCAATATCCAAAGTTCAGATGAATTTATGGACCTTGCCGTCAAAACAATTTCCGAAGTGTTACAAGTAGACCGAGTTTGTCTCAACTTTGAAAAGATTGAAAAACGAGGATTACCAAGATCCAAGTCCAAGGGGTTTTCCGATCAAATCCAAGACGAAGATGTGGTCGGACTTCTCTTCAATGATAAATCAGATTGGATGTTTAAAGGGTTTAAGGTCATTACTGCCAATTCACCACAAGGGATGCAACTCACTCATAGGGGTCTCTTCCAACACAGTATGATTTTACTTCCCATTCTAAAAAACAAAGAATGGTTAGGTTCTCTTGTTGTTTCGGACAAAACATCTCGTACTCGTTTTGACGAAATGGACATTCGAATCCTTCGTACTCTGACAAATCAAGTCGGTGAAGCCTATACAGCATTACAAGTGAAGATCCAAAGTGAACGTTTGAAAAACATCGATCGTGACATGCAAGTCGCTGCCATGATCCAAAAACACTCACTGCCAATCATTCCCAAGCAATACTCACTTCTCGAATTTGATACTTACTACCAAGCCTCACGTGAAATTGGTGGAGACTTTTATGATATGGTGGTACATGGAAAAGAAGAAGTATCAGTCATCATCGCAGATGTTTCTGGAAAAGGAACTCCAGCAGCACTCTTCATGGAATTTTCCAAAACAGTGTTACAACAGGAAGTTTCGAAAACAACTTCTACGAGTGAGGCACTTTTCAATGCAAATGAAGTCTTACAAGATAAATCTGGTTTCCTAATGTTTGTCACAGCGATGCTTGTACGTATCAACATGACAAAAAAAGAATTAACCTATTCCTCTGCTGGTCATAATTTACAAATCATCTATCGCAAAAAACACCATAAAATCCAACACTTATCAGGCAAAGGCCAACCGATGGGAATTAGCAAATGCGAATTTTCGGAACATACAGTGAGCTATATGCCTGGTGATTTATTAGTACTATATACCGATGGTGTGACAGAAGCGATGAATATGAAAGAAGAACTCTTTTCAGAAGAGAGACTTGAGTCTGTGATTCTATCTCATATCAACGACCCACCAGAAGTCATTCGGCAAGCAATCTTACAAAAAGTAAGTGAATTTGTGGGAGAAGCGGAACCACATGATGACCTTTCTCTCTTTATCATCCGTCTAAACTAA
- a CDS encoding ATP-dependent 6-phosphofructokinase, which translates to MNQNDTKVEQFGPCTIPNPAGYDYWTVDNSVVLFQTIFSGAEDAKKTVETSPVFFEQAGPKEKIYFKPEEVTAGIVTCGGLCPGINDVIRALVMELHYRYKVPRILGFPFGYEGLVKKFGHRPIELTPDKVAHIMNFGGSILGSSRGNQKIEEMVDTLFLYGVKMLFCIGGDGTLRGAQAIQEEVRKRKEDIAIVGIPKTIDNDINYVQKTFGFSTAFSKAVEAVNCAHEEAKGAPNGIGLVKLMGRHSGFIAVNSALASKNVNFVLIPEQDFDLEGEGAFLPVLKERVQRRGHAVVIIAEGAGQKYFEDKGEKDLSGNKKLADVGVFMKEKITEYFKKEGVALNLKYIDPSYIIRSVPANAEDSVFCGFLAQNAVHAAFAGRTGCVVGIWNNVFTVMPISLAIAERKVLRPERSTLWRALLASTGQPNTMKANG; encoded by the coding sequence ATGAATCAAAACGATACGAAAGTAGAACAATTTGGACCTTGCACCATCCCAAACCCAGCGGGTTATGATTATTGGACAGTGGACAATTCCGTTGTCCTGTTCCAAACCATCTTTTCTGGAGCAGAAGATGCCAAAAAAACGGTTGAGACAAGCCCTGTATTTTTTGAACAAGCTGGCCCAAAAGAAAAAATCTACTTTAAACCAGAAGAGGTCACAGCAGGCATCGTGACTTGTGGTGGGCTTTGCCCAGGCATCAATGATGTGATTCGTGCTCTTGTGATGGAATTACACTATCGTTACAAAGTTCCGAGGATCCTTGGATTTCCATTTGGGTATGAAGGTCTTGTGAAAAAGTTCGGTCACAGACCAATTGAACTCACACCTGATAAAGTGGCTCATATCATGAATTTTGGTGGATCCATACTAGGTTCGTCACGTGGGAACCAAAAGATCGAAGAGATGGTGGATACATTATTTTTATATGGAGTGAAGATGTTGTTTTGTATTGGTGGAGATGGGACTCTCAGAGGTGCCCAGGCCATCCAAGAAGAAGTAAGAAAACGAAAAGAAGACATCGCCATTGTTGGGATTCCAAAAACCATAGACAACGATATCAATTATGTCCAAAAAACGTTTGGGTTTTCGACTGCATTTAGTAAGGCGGTGGAAGCAGTCAACTGTGCACATGAAGAGGCCAAAGGGGCACCGAATGGAATTGGCCTTGTGAAACTGATGGGTCGACACTCTGGGTTCATTGCCGTGAACTCTGCTTTGGCTTCTAAAAATGTGAACTTCGTCCTGATCCCAGAACAAGATTTTGATTTAGAAGGTGAAGGTGCATTTTTACCTGTTTTGAAAGAGAGAGTGCAACGACGAGGGCATGCTGTTGTTATCATCGCTGAAGGAGCGGGACAAAAGTACTTTGAGGACAAAGGTGAAAAGGACCTATCAGGGAATAAAAAACTCGCGGACGTTGGTGTGTTTATGAAAGAGAAAATCACCGAGTACTTCAAAAAAGAAGGTGTGGCTCTCAATCTTAAGTACATCGATCCAAGTTATATCATTCGTTCTGTTCCTGCCAATGCTGAGGATTCCGTATTTTGTGGCTTCCTTGCACAAAACGCAGTGCATGCCGCTTTTGCAGGTCGTACTGGTTGTGTTGTGGGGATTTGGAACAATGTATTCACTGTGATGCCAATCTCACTTGCGATTGCAGAACGAAAGGTGTTACGACCGGAACGGAGTACATTATGGAGAGCACTCCTTGCTTCCACAGGGCAACCAAATACCATGAAGGCGAATGGCTGA